The segment CAGCACACGAAAAAGAAGGCTTACCAACACATTTAAAACGCACGATTTTGCTTGTCTTTTCCATTACCTTGCATAATATTCCAGAAGGTTTAGCAGTAGGTGTTGCATTTGGTGCAGCGGCAACTGCAGATAATCCAACGACTGCGGTGCTAGCAGCGATCTCTGTTGCGTTAGGGATTGGTATTCAAAACTTTCCAGAAGGTGCGGCTGTTTCGATTCCTCTCCGACAAGAAGGATTAAGTCGAACAAAAGCCTTTGTCTATGGGCAAGCTTCAGGAGTGGTTGAACCGATTGCTGGAGTCATCGGGGCAATCTTAGTGACAAAAGTTGCAGTCTTACTGCCTTATGCCTTAGCTTTTGCTGCGGGTGCAATGATTTACGTCGTCGTGGAAGAACTGATTCCTGAAGCGCAACAAACACTTTCAAGTAAACGACACTATGCAGTTTTTGGTGTTATGACTGGTTTTATTATCATGATGATCTTAGATGTAGCATTAGGTTAAATGATATATCATTTAAAAGAAGTAAAAAAAGAGGCAGAAATTTTCTGCCTCTTTTTGTTTTTCATTTAGGAAAATAGTATTAGTAGTATTTTCTTTGTTGCGTGGTGCGAGTGATCCAACGGACTAACCAAATCGCAATGGCTACTGGAATCAACAATTTAATACCTAACCATAATAAACCACTGATCACGCCAACGAATAGATTGAGGACAAAGCTAGCTACGACGAAACCTACCACTAATAGAATGATTGTTTGAAACGTATTTCTTTTTTGCATGATGATCGCCTCTTTTCTCGTTTGATAAACTTCTCAATAGAAGTTACGCTTGCTGTTTTCTATATAGTAAGTAT is part of the Enterococcus mundtii genome and harbors:
- a CDS encoding ZIP family metal transporter, translated to MVDWLLKLEPWQQALTGTAFTYFMTALGAGLVFFFKEIKKDVLNLMLGFASGVMIAASFWSLLDPAITKAEENGDIAWLVVSIGFGLGGLFLYIADKTLPHMHFGPAHEKEGLPTHLKRTILLVFSITLHNIPEGLAVGVAFGAAATADNPTTAVLAAISVALGIGIQNFPEGAAVSIPLRQEGLSRTKAFVYGQASGVVEPIAGVIGAILVTKVAVLLPYALAFAAGAMIYVVVEELIPEAQQTLSSKRHYAVFGVMTGFIIMMILDVALG